From Actinosynnema mirum DSM 43827, a single genomic window includes:
- a CDS encoding phage holin family protein, which translates to MTTPSENTPPPIPSIPLTAENASTIAGETSIGGLVRDATAHVSTLLRAEVELAKAEVTHEVKRGLKGSVFFILALVVLSFSLFFFFMFVAELIAVWLPVWAGYLIVFGLMIGITVLLGLLGYRKMKTLRAPTRTIESAKETVAVLRRRDDQDDTP; encoded by the coding sequence GTGACCACCCCGAGTGAGAACACGCCGCCTCCAATCCCGTCGATCCCGCTGACGGCGGAGAACGCCTCGACGATCGCCGGGGAGACCTCGATCGGCGGGCTGGTGCGCGACGCGACAGCCCACGTGTCGACCCTGCTGCGGGCCGAGGTGGAGCTGGCCAAGGCCGAGGTGACCCACGAGGTCAAGCGGGGGCTGAAGGGCAGCGTCTTCTTCATCCTGGCGCTGGTGGTCCTCTCCTTCAGCCTGTTCTTCTTCTTCATGTTCGTGGCCGAGCTGATCGCGGTGTGGCTGCCCGTCTGGGCCGGCTACCTGATCGTCTTCGGCCTGATGATCGGCATCACGGTCCTGCTCGGGCTCCTGGGCTACCGGAAGATGAAGACGCTGCGCGCCCCGACGCGGACGATCGAGTCCGCGAAGGAGACCGTCGCGGTGCTGCGGCGCCGCGACGACCAGGACGACACCCCCTGA
- the nhaA gene encoding Na+/H+ antiporter NhaA gives MSSPARKPAADFARYLRTETTGGIVLLVATAIALLWANSPLGDSYTALRETHLGPLTIGDWVKDGLLAVFFFVAGLELKRELVVGELNSLKAAALPVIAAVGGMVVPALVALGFSWGEPGAGQAWAIPMATDIAFALGVLAIAGSALPSSVRVFLLSLAVVDDLGAIAVIAVLFTSGLELLAVLAAVALLALYAFLQHKRVTATWLYVPIAVGAWVAVHEAGVHATIAGVALGLLTRVRADEGEDEAPAARLEHRLQPWSAGLVVPLFALFAAGVPIGGDALRALVDDPIALGVVAGLVLGKVIGILGFSALAVRLRLAVWPSGAGPRDVAAVGVLGGVGFTVSLLIADLALAGEAAERAKAAVLIASLLASLIAAVLLVRRGRAHRDSD, from the coding sequence TTGTCCTCCCCCGCCCGCAAGCCCGCCGCCGACTTCGCCCGCTACCTGCGCACCGAGACCACCGGCGGCATCGTCCTGCTCGTGGCCACCGCGATCGCGCTGCTGTGGGCCAACTCCCCGCTCGGCGACTCCTACACCGCGCTCCGCGAGACGCACCTCGGCCCGCTCACCATCGGTGACTGGGTCAAGGACGGCCTGCTCGCGGTGTTCTTCTTCGTCGCCGGGCTGGAGCTCAAGCGCGAGCTGGTGGTCGGCGAGCTGAACAGCCTCAAGGCCGCCGCCCTGCCCGTGATCGCCGCGGTCGGCGGCATGGTGGTCCCCGCGCTGGTCGCGCTCGGCTTCTCCTGGGGCGAACCGGGCGCGGGCCAGGCGTGGGCGATCCCGATGGCCACCGACATCGCGTTCGCGCTGGGCGTGCTGGCGATCGCCGGGTCGGCGCTGCCGAGCAGCGTCCGGGTGTTCCTGCTCAGCCTCGCGGTGGTGGACGACCTGGGCGCGATCGCGGTGATCGCGGTGCTGTTCACCTCCGGGCTGGAGCTGCTCGCGGTGCTGGCCGCCGTCGCGCTGCTCGCCCTGTACGCCTTCCTCCAGCACAAGCGGGTCACCGCGACCTGGCTCTACGTCCCGATCGCGGTGGGCGCCTGGGTCGCGGTCCACGAGGCCGGGGTCCACGCCACGATCGCCGGGGTGGCGCTCGGGCTGCTGACCCGCGTGCGCGCCGACGAGGGCGAGGACGAGGCGCCCGCCGCGCGCCTGGAGCACCGGTTGCAGCCGTGGTCGGCCGGGCTGGTGGTGCCGCTGTTCGCGCTCTTCGCGGCGGGCGTCCCGATCGGCGGGGACGCCCTGCGCGCGCTGGTGGACGACCCGATCGCGCTGGGCGTCGTCGCGGGTCTGGTGCTGGGCAAGGTGATCGGCATCCTCGGCTTCTCCGCGCTGGCGGTGCGGCTGAGGCTCGCGGTGTGGCCGAGCGGGGCGGGACCGCGCGACGTCGCGGCGGTGGGCGTGCTCGGCGGCGTCGGGTTCACGGTGAGCCTGCTGATCGCCGACCTCGCGCTGGCCGGCGAGGCGGCCGAACGGGCCAAGGCCGCGGTGCTGATCGCGTCCCTGCTGGCGTCGCTGATCGCGGCCGTCCTGCTGGTGCGGCGGGGCAGAGCGCACCGGGACTCGGACTGA
- the acs gene encoding acetate--CoA ligase — protein sequence MTKPNENGPTLDNLLTESRTFPPSEEFAAQANATQALYDSAAADREAFWAEQADRLTWERKWDRVLDWSDAPFAKWFVGGRLNVAYNCVDRHVESGHGEQVAIHWEGEPGDSRTITYADLKRDVSKAANALASLGVGAEDRVAIYMPMVPEAIVAMLACARIGALHSVVFGGFSAEALRTRVEDSQAKLVITTDGQYRRGNPAPLKPAVDEAVSKAASVEHVLVVRRTGGEVAWTEGRDLWWHELVDGQSEEHAPEAFDSEHPLFILYTSGTTGNPKGILHTSGGYLTQTAYTHHNVFDLKPDSDVYWCTADIGWVTGHSYIVYGPLANRVTQVVYEGTPNTPHEGRHWEIVQKYGVSIYYTAPTLIRTFMKWGAEIPAKHDLSSLRVLGSVGEPINPEAWIWYRENIGAGKAPIVDTWWQTETGAIMISPLPGVVSTKPGSAQRPLPGVGAKVVDDQGVEVGPGGGGYLVLDEPWPSMLRGIWGDDARYRDTYWSRFAEEGFYFAGDGAKYDADGDIWLLGRVDDVMNVSGHRISTTEVESALVSHPTVAEAAVVGATDPTTGQGIVAFVILRGGVAAGSDGAEAIKALRDHVAKEIGPIAKPRQIMVVPELPKTRSGKIMRRLLRDVAENRQVGDVTTLADSSVMDLISSGLKKGSGED from the coding sequence ATGACCAAGCCGAACGAGAACGGCCCGACCCTGGACAACCTGCTGACCGAGAGCCGCACGTTCCCCCCGTCCGAGGAGTTCGCCGCGCAGGCGAACGCCACCCAGGCGCTGTACGACTCGGCCGCCGCCGACCGCGAGGCCTTCTGGGCCGAGCAGGCCGACCGGCTGACCTGGGAGCGGAAGTGGGACCGGGTCCTCGACTGGTCCGACGCACCGTTCGCCAAGTGGTTCGTCGGCGGCAGGCTCAACGTCGCCTACAACTGCGTCGACCGGCACGTCGAGTCCGGCCACGGCGAGCAGGTCGCCATCCACTGGGAGGGCGAGCCCGGCGACAGCCGGACCATCACCTACGCCGACCTCAAGCGCGACGTCTCCAAGGCCGCCAACGCGCTGGCCTCGCTCGGCGTCGGCGCCGAGGACCGGGTCGCCATCTACATGCCGATGGTCCCCGAGGCGATCGTCGCCATGCTGGCCTGCGCCCGCATCGGCGCGCTGCACAGCGTCGTGTTCGGCGGCTTCTCGGCCGAGGCGCTGCGCACCCGCGTCGAGGACTCGCAGGCCAAGCTGGTGATCACCACCGACGGCCAGTACCGGCGCGGCAACCCGGCCCCGCTCAAGCCCGCCGTGGACGAGGCCGTGTCGAAGGCCGCGAGCGTCGAGCACGTGCTGGTGGTGCGGCGCACCGGCGGCGAGGTGGCCTGGACCGAGGGCCGCGACCTGTGGTGGCACGAGCTGGTGGACGGCCAGTCCGAGGAGCACGCCCCCGAGGCGTTCGACTCCGAGCACCCGCTGTTCATCCTCTACACCTCGGGCACCACCGGGAACCCCAAGGGCATCCTGCACACCTCCGGCGGCTACCTCACGCAGACCGCCTACACGCACCACAACGTGTTCGACCTCAAGCCGGACAGCGACGTCTACTGGTGCACCGCCGACATCGGCTGGGTCACCGGGCACAGCTACATCGTGTACGGCCCGCTGGCCAACCGGGTCACCCAGGTCGTCTACGAGGGCACCCCGAACACCCCGCACGAGGGCCGCCACTGGGAGATCGTGCAGAAGTACGGCGTCTCGATCTACTACACCGCGCCGACGCTGATCCGCACGTTCATGAAGTGGGGCGCGGAGATCCCGGCCAAGCACGACCTGTCGTCGCTGCGGGTGCTCGGCAGCGTCGGCGAGCCGATCAACCCCGAGGCGTGGATCTGGTACCGGGAGAACATCGGCGCGGGCAAGGCGCCGATCGTGGACACCTGGTGGCAGACCGAGACCGGCGCGATCATGATCTCGCCGCTGCCCGGCGTGGTGTCCACCAAGCCCGGTTCGGCGCAGCGCCCGCTGCCCGGCGTCGGTGCGAAGGTCGTGGACGACCAGGGCGTCGAGGTCGGCCCCGGCGGTGGCGGCTACCTGGTGCTGGACGAGCCGTGGCCGTCGATGCTGCGCGGCATCTGGGGCGACGACGCGCGCTACCGCGACACCTACTGGTCGCGGTTCGCCGAGGAGGGCTTCTACTTCGCGGGCGACGGCGCGAAGTACGACGCGGACGGCGACATCTGGCTGCTGGGCCGGGTGGACGACGTGATGAACGTGTCCGGGCACCGGATCTCCACCACCGAGGTGGAGTCCGCGCTGGTGTCGCACCCGACCGTGGCGGAGGCGGCGGTGGTCGGGGCGACCGATCCGACGACCGGGCAGGGCATCGTGGCGTTCGTGATCCTGCGCGGCGGGGTCGCCGCGGGCTCGGACGGGGCCGAGGCGATCAAGGCGCTGCGCGACCACGTGGCCAAGGAGATCGGGCCGATCGCGAAGCCCAGGCAGATCATGGTCGTGCCGGAGCTGCCGAAGACCCGCTCGGGCAAGATCATGCGCCGCCTGCTGCGCGACGTGGCGGAGAACCGCCAGGTCGGCGACGTGACGACGCTGGCCGACTCGTCCGTGATGGACCTGATCTCCTCCGGCCTGAAGAAGGGCTCCGGGGAGGACTGA
- a CDS encoding GNAT family N-acetyltransferase, producing the protein MTWFDRPVLSDPHVRLEPLTPDHAPGLLKAGADPGVWTWLSSRQPTDLPAMAAFVDRALTDPDRAPWAQVDPATGEVVGTTSYYEVDPEHRNLCIGHTWIGAPWQRTPLNTAAKLLLLTRAFDGLGALRVGWHTDIRNERSQRAIARLGATREGVLRAHRIRPDGTVRDTVVFSVTAPEWPGVRDRLVARLAE; encoded by the coding sequence ATGACCTGGTTCGACCGCCCCGTGCTCAGCGATCCCCACGTCCGGCTGGAGCCGCTGACCCCGGACCACGCCCCCGGACTGCTCAAGGCGGGCGCGGACCCCGGCGTGTGGACCTGGCTGAGCAGCCGCCAGCCGACCGACCTGCCCGCGATGGCCGCGTTCGTGGACCGGGCGCTGACCGACCCGGACCGGGCGCCGTGGGCGCAGGTCGACCCGGCCACCGGCGAGGTCGTGGGCACCACCTCGTACTACGAGGTCGACCCCGAGCACCGGAACCTGTGCATCGGCCACACCTGGATCGGCGCGCCCTGGCAGCGCACCCCGCTGAACACGGCCGCGAAGCTGCTCCTGCTCACCCGCGCGTTCGACGGGCTGGGCGCGCTGCGCGTGGGCTGGCACACCGACATCCGCAACGAGCGCTCGCAGCGGGCCATCGCCCGGCTCGGCGCGACCCGCGAGGGGGTGCTGCGCGCGCACCGGATCAGGCCGGACGGCACCGTCCGGGACACCGTGGTGTTCTCGGTGACGGCGCCGGAGTGGCCCGGCGTGCGTGACCGGCTCGTGGCACGACTGGCCGAGTGA